tatgtattttgaaattgtatgtatatgtgcgtatatgtgtgtgtgaaagttgttttaaaagatattattattatatttttaaatttttttacctGATACTTAATTATCGTATGCTACACGGATCCATTTTACATGTTGGGAGGGTTAGTTCCTATCCCATAACAACGTAATCTAAgtataaaacaaacaaactacAATAAAGAACATGCGCGTGAAgtccatttattttattttattgagaAGCATAGTAATAATGTTGGCACATAACATGCACTTATCTCTGTGAATAGATATGCACGCACCTTACCTCGTGAATATCTCATAAAAGCTTTTTACGTAGATATATATACGCACACCAATTAAATTACCATGTGTCAAAGAAAATAcagaaaagccaaaaaaaaaagctaagctTTATttgacaaaaaggaaaaagaaaaatcgtagCGCCAACACGGTAGATGAACCAATTCAACAGTACACAATTATATATGTACGCTTCCAAAagatatatactctctctctctctctctctctctctctctctctctctctctctctctctctctctctctctctatatatatatatatatatatatatatatatatatatatatatatatatgacacgtCGTAATCGACAGCTGGATAATCTTGCAAATATGCACGCTGTTGTTGTACTTGTAACATACTAACAATATGGTACACATAGGAGTAATATTTTTGTGACAGTCGTGATCAGTCCATGGAGTAGCAGATTTGCCTGAAAGCGTCGACGTGGAGGTCGTCGAGCGCCATGTACATCTCGACGCCGCCCTTCGCCGCGCACGACGGCACGAAGATGAGCATCCCCTCGACGGGCAGGTCCGGCGGCAGGAACGCGCACGGCGGGCCACGGCCGAAGTCGAGGTCGTGGAACCTGAACCCTAGCCAGCTGTCCACCTCCAGGTCCGGGCAGAACACCgtgcccggcggcgccgccgtcggcgtcagctcgtcgccgacggccaccTCCCCGAAGTCCACGAACGACTGGATGTACTGCTCGTCGACGCGCGCCACGGCCTCGCGGATGACGCCGACCACCGTGGCGTAGCTGGCGGAGAGGAGGTCCCGGACTCTCATCCTCGGGAACGCCCAGAGCACCATGTTGCCGAAGTAGTCCATGGGCACCGCCGGGCTGGCGCGGCCGCGGCAGTTGACGGCGACCCTCACCTGCGTGTACTCCTCCGGCGAAAGGTCTCGCGCCGCCGTGATCTTCTTCCACGCGTGCGCCAGGAGGCACTGGAACGTGCTGCACCGCGCTCCGACGTGGGACTTGAGGCCGGCGACGAACTCGTCCGGGAAGTGGACGGCGAGGTTCCTGATCCTCTCCAGGGGGAGGGAGCCGTAGGAGTGGGTCCAGCTGTTCTCGCCCTTGAACTCGATGTTCCGGTGGTcgaacgccggcgccggcgggccgcGGGGCACCGGGATGGCGGCGCGGTCGACGAACGGCGTCGGGAGGGTGGCGCCGGCGctgcgcacggcggcggcccacGCGACGTAGAAGATGCTCATGGACTGGCCGTCGGAGACCTGGTGGTTGCACGCCGTGCCGATCACCAGCCCGCCGCACGCGTACCGCGTCAGCTGCACCTGGAACACCGCCTCGTCGGCGTTCTCCTGCAACATATGCAAAACACACGTGTCAAAAAACACGTACAATTAATTCCATAATTGAACATGTCACGTTGCTATATCTAGCTATGTATACACCATGTCGGCCTTGGGGTAGAGCTCGTTGACGTGAGCGGCGACGTCGTGCGCGAgggcgtcggcgaggtcggcggcgacggtggcctcGAGGACCCTCACACCGGCGTCGTTGAGGTTGAAGCACCTCCGGCCACGCTCGTCGACGTCGAACCGCCCGGCGAGGTGCGGGTACCTGgccagcacggcggcgaggccgccctTAACCTCGTCGTtggacggcgccgcggcgccgtaCCACGCGAAGACGGCCGGGATGTACCAGTCCGTGGCCGCACGGTCGAACACGGTGAGCGGGCtcctcttgccgccgccgccgccggccgccgacgcctccgACGGCCTGAGCACCTCGCTCCGTGTgatctccaccgccaccgccatggcctAGCTTACCCAAGCTTCAGATTAATTACTAGcttaggttaattaattagcttggCTATAGCAGATGGTTGTATTGTTTGTGTGGAGTGGTTTCCGAGTTAGTAGGTGTATATATAGGGTTTTCATCAAGTTAGTCGCGAGGAAGAAGTCAAGTAGATCAGTACTAGGAGTGCCaccaaccatgcatgcatgcgtgtgcGCGGCAACGGTGTGGCGTGGTCAAAGATAGCGTCAGCTAAATGTTTGACTCTTCGTCTTCGAATCAGCAAGATTAGCTTAGAATTTGATAACAATTACAAGGGAATTTCACTGTAGCCTTGGGAGCTAAGTCAGTATAAGTTGGAGATTTGTTACCCGGTCCAATTTTATTTATACCTCGTCAAGTCACTTAATTATCAACCTCTCCATGACTTGCTCTACCCCCTAAAATGAACTATAGTTAGTTTTAGCTTTTACTCATCGTTAAACTATACTGTACATTTCGTAGATTTATTATggtattatgatatatatatttcacataTATGTATAGAATCCTTACAAATGACTTTCTAGTACGTAATCCCCTTCCTTCTTTTCCCTACTCTCTCATGTTCTAGTAAAATTCTCGTTTATTACCTTTTGGCTAATATTGGATGTTAACATCAATATCTTTCCTCTCCCGTTGTGTCAGCTAGCTGAGATTGATCAAGTGGGAAGCTGTAAAGgatcagcttttttttttttgcacatgtCTTATATATTACGTATATATCCACTACTACAAAGCACCCTATAATTACCAGttgaaaatcccttatatatgccggttttcaaaccggcaCCAATTTAAAAGCATGTTTGTTAGCATGTGTTAATAAACTTCTTCCAGACATCGGCCTTCCCCCTAACGTACTCATCATGTCTTGCCACTGACACCTTCTCCATCAATCTTCTATTCATGGATTTCTCGAGGGATAGAAAACACTTTTCCATCCGTTTCTCTTGAGGAATAAAAATACTTTTCTCTATGTGGGTGTGTTTGGCTGCAAGTTTTCtaacagcagcagctgctgtaCGCAGTGCACACGGCTGCAGCGCACAGCCAACGGCTACTAGCCACAGCTGCAGCCCCAACCCAAAAAATGGCAACGAAAACACCCTATGTATCTATAGTAAGAGTCACTAACATATGAAAAGCCCCTAAAATAAGTGTGACCTGCATATCAGTTTGACGTACTGGAGTTGTAATATTGTAGACGATCTTGTTCCCCTATATGCGTGTAGAGAATTAACTGTTGATGACATGCAGCATTAATAATTAGTTCTAAACATGTCATGTTATCACGGCGATACTTCTTGTCATGCTTTCTTTGGATGGACCAAAACCTATTCAATGATCTATATATGTTCCTCAGGTTTTGATTTTAACATGAAGTAGTATACACCGCATACCATCGAAACGAGCACTTTATATAAATAGCTACTCTTCTAAAACAACCCTTAACAAgatcataatatatataacatatGGAGTAGCTAGCAAGAGcaaacaaaattaacaaaaaaaaacccataacAAATCCCATCTATCTATGTAtctgttatattattaaaacttCCTTGAATGAAGACACCACGTTAGATGTGGTGACTAGAAATTACCACattaattggaaaaaaataaaaaaataaaatataaatacaatttagaaataattaataatataaaaataaaaattgaaaatatttacagaacaATATAGGTAGAacacaatatgagattaattaaagttcgaaattaaaaataaagtagattctgaaattataaaaataaaataagagctCATGTAGAAatgaaatttagaaataactaaatatTGACATAAAAGTTAAGGAATTTCAAAAGAGTAGTTCATGTCGAAGATAATATGAGTTTAATTAGAATTCAAAATAAgaagtaaaataaattctgaaattaataAAAGGAGTATtgaaaataatttagaaaaatagaaaattcaagtaggaaaataattttgaaataacTAAAACATAGAATAAAAATAAGGAGTACTGCAAGAAGAGACCATGTAGAATACaacacgagattaattaaaattttataaaaagtaaaatcaatgctgaaattagaaaaataaaaaccggaggtaggaataaaatttagaaatgattaaaatttggaataaaaaatgaGGAACAATGAAAGAACAAACAATTTATAAcataatacaattaattaaaaataaaataaatttctaaattataaaaaagagagttaaagtTGCAATAGAATTTAGAGATAATAAAaactcataacaaaaaaaatgaaatattgaaagaacaTTTTATCCAGAACACAATGATCATAGATAATAAAGAAAGAAGCAACGGGCTAGCCATAAATAAGTAGGGTGGTGGCAATTAATAGGACATCTAACCTAGAAACTATTCAACAAAACCAAAATAATGATTaggttcgatttttagaattcTAATAACGATGAGTAGGAGCGGTAGACAGGCCGTGAACTAGTAGGGTTGCGGTAATTGACAGGAATTatagaaaattaaagaaaaccCAATATtgattatgttcgatttttaaaatcctaatGATAATAAATACGAGGGTGGCAGGCTGGTTGTAAAGAGTAAAATGAGAGCATTTGGTGGGACTTCTAATAAAAGGTATAAAAACCGAAACACGACGAGACGATGAACTCTATTAATTATGTAAAGATCCTAGGGAGGATAAACATAAGTTGTGGCAGGCAATGGAGTAAAGGACGGTGTTGTGATTTTTAGAACCAATATAATCATCTTGTTGTTTCATAATTttataaaagagtaaattttacaaaactacatgttttatggtttaagttgtagaaaaccacacatattttgacacttaagtacatatattttggtagtttagttttacaaaccacactatcgatgaataGATTCACCCGTGATATGATGTGGTTGTTTCATCTAGTCTGAGGACGTGGCATCATgttaatttcgtgcgatggctgATAATAGAATGCCATGTCCTCGTCCTAGGTGAAACAGCCACATCATCTCGCGAGTGAATCTATACATCgatagtgtagttttgtgaaactacataaccaaaatatatgtacttaaatgccaagtgtcaaaatgtgtgtggttttctataacttgaaccacaaaacatgtagttttgtgaaatttactctttataaaATAAAGAGACAACTATTTAAGAAAATCACAAGTTAAAAGAATTAGATAATTGTATATGGTTTGTACAATTGCGAGCCAGCAATTAAATTAATAAGCACGTTCATTCTTCTGTCCGTGCTCtttctatttttccttttcttttagaaaaagcaGTCATTTTCAACctcatcgttttttttttcaaaaagtcggGAAAAATTAATATGTCTTAGTCACATCTGCCCAACTATACCGCATCTTGGTCATAACGTGTATATGTCATATTGTCATGTCTTCGTGAGATGAGATGAGGTCGATGTTTGACGGtggcacggcgacggcgtccgcgCGCggaagtttatttattttgacaTGTGCACCGAGCCACCAACCGGATTAATGCTCGGATATATACCATATAGATAACAAAGGTCCTGTTTTGATCCcggtaaaatttttcaccctatatatactccctccctttttaaatatttgataccgttgactttttaaaacatgtttgatcattcgtcttatttaaaaaatttaagcaattattaattctttttatatcatttaattcattgttaaatatacttacatatagttttacatatttcacaaaaaattttgaataagacgaatagtcaaatatatgctaaaaaatcaacggtgtcaaatacttagaaacgaagggagtatatcacatcgatgtttgaacacatgcaaCGAGTATTAAAGtaaaacgaaaaaataactaattacacatattgcgtgtaaattgcgagataaatcttttaa
The sequence above is drawn from the Oryza glaberrima chromosome 10, OglaRS2, whole genome shotgun sequence genome and encodes:
- the LOC127786179 gene encoding tryptamine hydroxycinnamoyltransferase 2-like; the encoded protein is MAVAVEITRSEVLRPSEASAAGGGGGKRSPLTVFDRAATDWYIPAVFAWYGAAAPSNDEVKGGLAAVLARYPHLAGRFDVDERGRRCFNLNDAGVRVLEATVAADLADALAHDVAAHVNELYPKADMENADEAVFQVQLTRYACGGLVIGTACNHQVSDGQSMSIFYVAWAAAVRSAGATLPTPFVDRAAIPVPRGPPAPAFDHRNIEFKGENSWTHSYGSLPLERIRNLAVHFPDEFVAGLKSHVGARCSTFQCLLAHAWKKITAARDLSPEEYTQVRVAVNCRGRASPAVPMDYFGNMVLWAFPRMRVRDLLSASYATVVGVIREAVARVDEQYIQSFVDFGEVAVGDELTPTAAPPGTVFCPDLEVDSWLGFRFHDLDFGRGPPCAFLPPDLPVEGMLIFVPSCAAKGGVEMYMALDDLHVDAFRQICYSMD